The following proteins are co-located in the Phyllostomus discolor isolate MPI-MPIP mPhyDis1 chromosome 1, mPhyDis1.pri.v3, whole genome shotgun sequence genome:
- the LOC114492662 gene encoding GSK3B-interacting protein — protein METDCSPVERSSRPGFDDRAEVNGFEGADVKDMRLEAEAVVNDVLFAVNAMFVSKALRCADDVAYINVETRERNRYCLELTEAGLKVVGYAFDQVDDHLHTPYHETVYSLLDTLSPAYRDAFGNALLQRLEALKRDGQS, from the exons ATGGAAACCGACTGCAGTCCCGTGGAGCGGAGCAGCAGGCCCGGGTTTGACGACCGCGCAGAGGTGAATGGCTTCGAGGGCGCCGACGTGAAAGACATGAGGCTGGAAGCGGAAGCAGTGGTCAACGACGTCCTGTTCGCCGTGAACGCCATGTTCGTCTCCAAGGCGCTGCGCTGCGCCGACGACGTGGCCTACATCAACGTGGAGACGCGGGAGAGGAACAGGTACTGCCTGGAGCTCACGGAAGCGGGGCTCAAG GTGGTAGGGTATGCTTTCGACCAGGTGGATGATCACCTGCACACGCCCTACCACGAAACGGTCTACTCCCTGTTGGACACGCTCAGCCCTGCCTACCGGGACGCCTTCGGAAACGCGCTGCTTCAGAGACTGGAGGCTTTGAAGAGAGACGGACAGTCGTGA